The Deferribacterota bacterium nucleotide sequence AAATGCCTATAAGCAGATAAAGGATGGCCCTTTTGGGCTCTCAAGATTGGTTGAAAAGGGAAAGATTAAGAGTGATGAAATGGAACAAATTATAAATAATATAGAATCTACAACAGATCCAAGAGAAGCAGCTAAAGATGCAGACTTAGTTATAGAAGCTGTTTCTGAAAATCTTGAGCTAAAGAAAAAAATTTGGAACCAGTATGATGAGCTGTGCCCTGAAAAAACAATTTTTGCATCTAATACATCCACTATAATGATAACTGATCAGGCTGCTGCTACTGAGAGAGCTGATAGATTTATTGGAATGCATTGGTTTAATCCAGCTCCTGTTATGAAGTTAATAGAAGTTATACGTGGTGCGCTGACTTCTGATAGCACATTTAATTTTATTGTAGAATTTTCTAAAAAGTTAGGAAAAATTCCTGTTGAAGCAAGCGATAGTCCTGGCTTTTTTACATCCCGTTTTATTTCTGAGTTTATGATTCGTGGCGTAAGGATGTTTGAAGAGGGTATGGCTGGCATAAAGGAGATTGATACTATGTGTAAATTGGGCTTTGGTTTTCCTATGGGACCCTTTGAGCTTATGGATTTAACGGGTATTGATATTATAATGCATGCTGGGGAATATGTATATAGCATAACAGGTGATCCAAATGATAAAGCTCCTATAACATTAAGAAAATTGGTTACTGCAGGCTATATTGGAAAGAAACCTGGCAGTAGAGGTGGTTGGTATGATTTCTATAATATTAAATAGAATATTTAAGAATAATTTAATTTTTTTGATTTTTATTACTTGAAATAATTAATAATTTTAAGGAGATATAAAGATTGTGAGGTGAAATAATGGCGGGAATAGTTTCGTATGGAGCATATGTACCAATGTGGAGGATTGATAGGTCTAAATTATCCGAGATTACTGGTATACCCTCTCTTGGAGGCGAGAGGTCTGTGA carries:
- a CDS encoding 3-hydroxyacyl-CoA dehydrogenase NAD-binding domain-containing protein, producing the protein MNVENIKKITVVGAGVMGNGITQVCARNGFKVMMVDVNEEVLKNAYKQIKDGPFGLSRLVEKGKIKSDEMEQIINNIESTTDPREAAKDADLVIEAVSENLELKKKIWNQYDELCPEKTIFASNTSTIMITDQAAATERADRFIGMHWFNPAPVMKLIEVIRGALTSDSTFNFIVEFSKKLGKIPVEASDSPGFFTSRFISEFMIRGVRMFEEGMAGIKEIDTMCKLGFGFPMGPFELMDLTGIDIIMHAGEYVYSITGDPNDKAPITLRKLVTAGYIGKKPGSRGGWYDFYNIK